Proteins encoded by one window of Culicoides brevitarsis isolate CSIRO-B50_1 chromosome 2, AGI_CSIRO_Cbre_v1, whole genome shotgun sequence:
- the LOC134828878 gene encoding fibroin heavy chain-like, whose amino-acid sequence MKATFLFVACLIASSIATPVPDCPPGGHIHTAGYAYPAPNVQLSLGKTIESVSVAPVAYSAGYAAAPAITYAKTAGVVLADKSPAATYAGIYPSGIKYASSAGLTGVLSPPIVSKVAVTPSVSYVTAAPPVISKAYLPPITPAITKVAYPSVSYAAPAITKVGYSADYSYGHAPAIAKIGVAAPAYSTSYVSAPAVTKIATPAYATYAAPAVAKVGYSAGYSYGSPAYAYGAPAVAKVGVAAPAYSTSYVSAPAVAKVGYSSAYTYGSPAYAYGAPAVAKIGVAAPAYSTSYVSAPAVAKVGIAAPAYSYAAPAVAKIGVAAPAYSTSYVSAPAVAKVGIAAPAYSYAAPAVAKVGYSAGYSYGSPAYAYGAPAIAKVAAPAYTTSYVSTPAVAKVGYSAGYTYGSAPAIAKTGYAYAAPKVLSSPVISTQGSYGYGATKIVSSAPVVSTYAAPAAKIVSGYGSYGLGYGHGLGYGAAKVVSAAPVVSTYAAPAAKIVSGHGLGYGYSSGYAHGLGYGAAKVVSAAPVVSTYAAPAAKIVTGQGLGYGLGYGHGLGYGATKVVSSAPVVSTAYAAPAYGLGYGASKIVSAAPAVVSSYSTHGSAAGYSLGGAKLVSSGLGYSPNVAAYSPYAYGLGHGLAGHGAIRYASAAPAITSYGAVPVAQVTPTIAHAVAKPVIAKQLEYYNDHPRYAFEYGVNDPHTGDHKHQKEERDGDVVKGEYSLVEPDGNVRTVKYYADWETGFHAEVTNSRDQVHAAKIIAKRKA is encoded by the exons atgaag GCTACATTTTTGTTCGTAGCTTGTTTGATTGCATCATCGATTGCAACACCCGTGCCAGATTGTCCTCCAGGCGGTCACATCCACACTGCGGGATATGCCTATCCAGCACCAAATGTACAATTATCGTTAGGAAAAACAATCGAATCCGTAAGCGTTGCTCCCGTTGCCTACAGTGCCGGATATGCAGCAGCTCCAGCAATTACATATGCCAAAACTGCTGGCGTCGTTCTTGCTGATAAATCACCTGCAGCTACATATGCTGGAATTTATCCATctg GCATCAAGTATGCTTCGTCTGCTGGACTTACTGGAGTCTTGTCGCCTCCAATTGTCTCGAAAGTAGCTGTTACTCCCTCAGTTTCATATGTCACAGCTGCCCCTCCAGTTATCTCAAAAGCTTATTTACCACCAATTACTCCTGCCATCACAAAG GTAGCTTATCCAAGTGTGAGTTACGCTGCCCCTGCAATCACCAAAGTCGGATATTCTGCTGATTATTCGTACGGACATGCTCCAGCAATCGCCAAGATTGGTGTCGCCGCTCCTGCCTACTCGACCTCATATGTCTCTGCACCAGCTGTCACTAAAATCGCTACTCCAGCATACGCAACATACGCTGCTCCAGCTGTCGCTAAAGTCGGATATAGCGCAGGATACTCATATGGAAGCCCAGCATACGCTTATGGAGCTCCAGCTGTCGCCAAAGTAGGTGTTGCTGCTCCCGCTTACTCTACATCTTACGTTTCAGCCCCAGCAGTTGCTAAAGTTGGTTACAGCTCAGCCTACACATACGGAAGTCCAGCATACGCTTATGGCGCTCCTGCTGTAGCTAAAATCGGAGTTGCTGCTCCCGCTTACTCAACATCATACGTTTCTGCTCCAGCTGTCGCTAAAGTTGGTATTGCTGCTCCAGCATACTCTTATGCAGCCCCAGCTGTAGCTAAAATCGGAGTTGCTGCTCCCGCTTACTCGACATCATACGTTTCTGCTCCAGCTGTTGCTAAAGTTGGTATTGCTGCTCCAGCATACTCTTATGCAGCCCCAGCTGTCGCTAAAGTCGGATATAGCGCAGGATACTCATATGGAAGCCCAGCATACGCTTATGGAGCCCCAGCTATCGCTAAAGTCGCCGCTCCTGCTTACACAACATCATACGTTTCGACGCCAGCTGTCGCTAAAGTCGGATACTCTGCTGGATACACTTACGGAAGTGCCCCAGCAATTGCCAAGACTGGATATGCTTATGCTGCTCCCAAAGTTCTTTCAAGCCCCGTTATTTCAACACAAGGTTCTTAtgg atatggcgccacaaaaattgtttcttcaGCTCCCGTTGTCTCAACTTATGCAGCTCCAGCAGCCAAGATTGTCTCTGGATACGGAAGCTACGGATTAGGATATGGACATGGTTTGGGATATGGAGCTGCTAAAGTCGTTTCTGCTGCTCCAGTTGTTTCCACATACGCTGCCCCAGCTGCCAAAATCGTGTCAGGACATGGATTAGGATATGGATACAGCTCAGGATATGCTCATGGTTTGGGATACGGAGCCGCTAAAGTCGTTTCTGCTGCCCCAGTTGTTTCTACATACGCTGCACCAGCTGCCAAAATTGTTACCGGACAAGGATTAGGATATGGATTGGGATACGGACATGGATTAGGATATGGAGCTACTAAAGTTGTCTCATCCGCCCCTGTTGTCTCAACTGCCTATGCTGCTCCAGCTTATGGACTCGGATATGGAGCATCAAAG atCGTATCTGCTGCCCCAGCTGTTGTCAGCAGTTACTCCACACACGGATCCGCTGCCGGATATTCTCTCGGAGGCGCAAAATTAGTATCTTCCGGACTCGGATACTCACCAAACGTTGCCGCTTACAGTCCATACGCCTACGGACTCGGACACGGGCTTGCAGGACACGGAGCTATCAGATACGCATCCGCTGCTCCCGCTATCACAAGCTACGGCGCTGTTCCAGTTGCCCAAGTTACACCAACCATCGCACATGCTGTTGCCAAACCAGTCATCGCCAAACAATTAGAATATTAC AACGATCATCCCCGATATGCCTTCGAATACGGTGTCAACGATCCACACACCGGAGATCACAAACACCAAAAAGAAGAACGTGATGGTGATGTTGTCAAGGGAGAATACTCCTTGGTTGAGCCTGACGGTAATGTTCGTACCGTGAAATATTACGCCGACTGGGAAACTGGCTTCCACGCCGAAGTCACAAACAGTCGAGACCAAGTTCATGCCGCGAAAATTATCGCCAAACGTAAGGCATAA